One Chrysiogenia bacterium genomic window, ATCTCGAACTCCTGTCCGCGCTGGTCGAGGAATTTCTTGAGGTTCTTCTTGATGCGCTCTTCGAGCTGGCGGGCGCGTTCTTTGGAAACGCCGAATTCGTTGCCGATCTCTTCGAGGGTGAGCGGGTCCTCGGCGATGAGGCGTTTGTCGAAGATGTAGGCGTCGCGCTCTTCGAGGGTCTTTCGATACTCGGCCAGTGCGGCGCGGAAGCGCTCCATGGTGTCCGACTCAGCGACGGCTTCTTCTGCGCTCTCGTGCTCATCGGGGATGAAGTTCGCCATCGTGACGTTGCCCTCGTCGCCCAGCGGCATGTCCATGCTCACTTCCCCGCCGGTGAGCCGCGCGTCCATCTCGCGCACTTCGTCCTCGCGCACGTCGAGGTTCTTTGCCAGCAACTGCGGCGTGGGTTTGAAACCCTCGCGTTCGAGACGCGCCTTCTCTTTTCGCAGGTTGAAGAAGAGCTTGCGCTGGGCCTGGGTGGTGCCGAGTTTCACGAGGTGGAAGTTGTTGATGATGTAGCGGAGCATGTAGGCGCGGATCCAGTACTGCGCATAGCTCGAAAGGCGAACCCCCTTGTAGGGGTCGAAGTTCTTGACGGCCATCATCAGGCCGATGTTCCCCTCCTGCACCAGGTCGAGCAGGTTCTTGTGGGCGCTGCGATATTCCCAGGCGAGCTTGACGACCAGCCGCAGGTTCGAGGTCACCAGCCGGAAAGCGGCGTCCTGGTCCTGGTCGTCGTGCAGGCGCACGGCCAGGTCGTGTTCTTCCTCGCGGGTGAGCAGGGGATACTTCTGCGCCTGCGCCATGTAGGAAGAGAGCGTGTCGCGAAGCGCGGGGCTGGGGCCGCTCTCGATCACGGCGGGGAGGGCAGGGCTCTCTTCGCCCTCTTCTTCGTCTTCGAGGCCGTCCTCGTCGGTGAAGCTCTCGAGCTCGGCGGAGGGCTCTTCAAGCTCTTCGGAATCCTCGGGGGCGGCGCCGGGTTCGAGTTCCTCGTAGCGGACGCCCTCGGCGGCCTTGGAGGCCTTTTTCCGGGTTTTTTTCTTGCGGACCTTCTTCGCGCCCGTGGCGGGCGCCTTCTTCTTCGCAGTGCTCGCACGGGTGCCGGTGGCCTTCTTGGCGGCCTTTTTGGCACTCTTTTTCCGTTTTTTCTTTACCGGCGTGGCACTCATGGCGCTCGTGCGTTCCTTGCTTCCGGGGCTTCGCGGCGTATATTACTGCATTCACGGACGATTTCGAGAGCTGCCCCGGGCTGGGGGGCTCCAGATACTGATAAAGTGGGCGGCAGGGCCTGCAGCCGCCTCGGCCAGAGAAGCCGATCGCCACAAAAGCGGGCGAATCGGTCCGGCACCTCGTTGCCGGGCTGTTTTCAGGAGGGGAAACATGTCGGACCAATCGGAAAAGATCGAATCAATCATGCACGAGGCGCGTTCTTTCGCGCCCGCGCGCCAGTTCTCAAAAGATGCCCACATCAAGACCGAGAAGGCCTACGAGCGCGAGTACAAGCGCTCCATCGACTCGGGCGATAAATTCTGGGCCGGCGCGGCGCGCAAGCTCGACTGGTTCAAGAAGTGGGACAAGGAACTCGAGTGGAATCCGCCGGTCGCGCGCTGGTTCACCGGCGGCGAGATCAATGCCTGCCACAACTGCGTGGACCGGCACCTGGCCACCCGCGGCGACCAC contains:
- a CDS encoding RNA polymerase factor sigma-32 yields the protein MSATPVKKKRKKSAKKAAKKATGTRASTAKKKAPATGAKKVRKKKTRKKASKAAEGVRYEELEPGAAPEDSEELEEPSAELESFTDEDGLEDEEEGEESPALPAVIESGPSPALRDTLSSYMAQAQKYPLLTREEEHDLAVRLHDDQDQDAAFRLVTSNLRLVVKLAWEYRSAHKNLLDLVQEGNIGLMMAVKNFDPYKGVRLSSYAQYWIRAYMLRYIINNFHLVKLGTTQAQRKLFFNLRKEKARLEREGFKPTPQLLAKNLDVREDEVREMDARLTGGEVSMDMPLGDEGNVTMANFIPDEHESAEEAVAESDTMERFRAALAEYRKTLEERDAYIFDKRLIAEDPLTLEEIGNEFGVSKERARQLEERIKKNLKKFLDQRGQEFEI